From a region of the Rhipicephalus microplus isolate Deutch F79 chromosome X, USDA_Rmic, whole genome shotgun sequence genome:
- the LOC142775221 gene encoding uncharacterized protein LOC142775221, whose product MIERFHQQFKAAIMCHPHSTWLEAHPAVALGLRATFKPHNQATPAELVYGEPLRLPGELLSAPISDVTSSGPADFVTRLRRTMAALRPSPVARHTKPTPFVFEDLATCSHAFLRDDTVRAPFQPPYSRPCKVICRDDKTFTLQIGGKDILVSIDRLKPSYILSHEPTNPGTPPVIRRQQPATPRLAP is encoded by the coding sequence ATGATTGAACGGTTTCACCAGCAGTTCAAAGCAGCCATTATGTGCCATCCTCACTCAACCTGGCTAGAAGCCCACCCCGCCGTCGCTCTCGGTCTGCGCGCAACTTTCAAGCCACACAATCAAGCCACGCCCGCGGAACTGGTCTACGGGGAGCCGCTTCGCCTACCTGGAGAACTCCTCTCCGCTCCGATCTCTGATGTAACCAGCTCGGGCCCTGCAGACTTCGTCACTCGACTCCGTCGCACAATGGCCGCGCTGCGCCCCTCACCAGTGGCTCGCCACACCAAGCCGACCCCGTTCGTGTTTGAGGACCTGGCAACATGCTCGCATGCCTTCCTCCGCGACGACACCGTACGCGCACCTTTCCAGCCGCCTTACTCCAGACCTTGCAAAGTCATCTGTCGCGACGACAAAACATTCACCCTGCAAATCGGTGGAAAGGATATACTCGTTTCCATCGACCGCCTAAAGCCATCATACATCCTTTCCCATGAGCCTACTAACCCCGGCACGCCTCCCGTAATTCGCCGACAACAGCCCGCAACGCCTAGGCTCGCACCCTAA